The sequence ACAAATACGAAACCGTCAGTTTAGTACGCGGGTACAGCTGGAAGCTGGTAGCCAAGGACCTTCTCGATCAGTTTCTTGACGGGCTGGAGATCGATTCCGGCGGCGATAACCTTCGCCCTCATCTCCCGGAAGATGGGCGCGCTGTAGACCAAGTTGACGATGTGCTTGAAATCCTCGGAACGGATTTTCTCCATGAAGTTCTTGAACGCGGGGGAGTTCGCCATCTTTTCGTTGTAGAGGGCCTTGATCTTGTCCATCGGCAGGGTGGCGATTATTTCCTCGAGCATCTTCTTCAGTCCGCCCTTGTTCACGAACGTTTCGTCGAGGTAAACGCCGAACACGGGGCGGCTGGGGGGGACGTAGTCTTCCATGCCGAACAGTTTGTGGACCTTCTGGAGGAATCCGAACATGTCCAAACCGGCGTCTTCCAGGTAGAGGACGAGGTCCTGGTACTCCTTCATGGCCTCGACCTGGCGGACCAGCACGTGGAACTCCTCGCTGTACATGTAGAGCACTGCCCTCTTGAGCTCGTCATCGTCCAGGTAGGACACGACGATTTGCATGACCTTGTTGGTGTCGATCAGGGCGATGAAGTCGCGGATATCCTTCTGCAAAGCTGCGTCGCCGTAAGGCACGGCCTCGAAACTGCTGATCACGGGGAACTCGATGCCCAGGACGGTGTAGATCACGTCCTCGATCAGCGCTACGTCGATACCCTTAACGGCGAGCATGTTGCGGAACTGCAGGTAACGTTGATTGTTGTAAAGAGCGTTGACGAATCTCTGGTGGTTGCCGGACTTCAGTTCTGCCACGAAGTCGCGGAACGCCGCCGATGTCCTCATCTTGTAGACGTAGCCGTGGATCACCTCGTCGTAGGAGATCTTGGACTTGACCTCCTCGAAGTAGCCCTTCAGCCCGCCGGTCCTGTAGGCGTCCATGGgttggaaggtcgggatgccGAGTAATTTGTTCACTTTGTTCGTGACGTCGACCAAGTACACGCCGTTCCGTTGCATGTAATTGACGAAGTTGTGGTACTCGGGTATCGCCTCGATTTCCTTCACCATTTCCTTGAACTCGTTGCCCTGCATGTGTTCCAGGAGCTGCTTGAACTCGCGGTCCTCGGCGGCGTACTTCAGGGTGATCGTGACGATCCTCGACAGCGGGATCATGTCCATGAAGTACATCACGTCATCGTAGAGCGGACCCTGGCCGAACGCTGGCAGGGCGCTGCTCGACGCGAACGCTACTAGAGCGGTGATTGCTAG comes from Nomia melanderi isolate GNS246 chromosome 7, iyNomMela1, whole genome shotgun sequence and encodes:
- the LOC116425071 gene encoding uncharacterized protein LOC116425071; translated protein: MRPNCDGNLIAVHCESGGNLYINWTLRVSWHQTVEFTHSSNMMKFALVVLALFAMSSPMDAYTLPRVGTGVLADELQAFVDIVPTNKIVTLCLQYLAEDAEFQKLVTYLQSPEFKKLVVDIEALPEVIDILNYIQKGGLDIYYLVNKINKFLGLPSLKTPDTFGLEPLKTKSGIRGFLDEVKALIPVDKIKALYYQKMQTSKVFVAFMEKIRSPEAQKIADAIVANPNLHGLLNKAKAAGVDVKAVKEFLEMFLGIKIPIDYIKDGKLIQKPVVPSTGAITMRIQLLAITALVAFASSSALPAFGQGPLYDDVMYFMDMIPLSRIVTITLKYAAEDREFKQLLEHMQGNEFKEMVKEIEAIPEYHNFVNYMQRNGVYLVDVTNKVNKLLGIPTFQPMDAYRTGGLKGYFEEVKSKISYDEVIHGYVYKMRTSAAFRDFVAELKSGNHQRFVNALYNNQRYLQFRNMLAVKGIDVALIEDVIYTVLGIEFPVISSFEAVPYGDAALQKDIRDFIALIDTNKVMQIVVSYLDDDELKRAVLYMYSEEFHVLVRQVEAMKEYQDLVLYLEDAGLDMFGFLQKVHKLFGMEDYVPPSRPVFGVYLDETFVNKGGLKKMLEEIIATLPMDKIKALYNEKMANSPAFKNFMEKIRSEDFKHIVNLVYSAPIFREMRAKVIAAGIDLQPVKKLIEKVLGYQLPAVPAY